From Thermodesulfobacteriota bacterium, one genomic window encodes:
- the rpsP gene encoding 30S ribosomal protein S16, whose product MAVRIRLARAGRKKRPFYRVIVANSEARRDGSFLDVVGTYDPLTEPATVSLDQDKIKDWMAKGATPTDTVASLIRRAARG is encoded by the coding sequence ATGGCGGTACGGATCCGTTTGGCCCGCGCGGGCCGCAAGAAGAGACCCTTTTATCGGGTGATTGTCGCCAATTCCGAGGCCCGGCGGGACGGCAGCTTTCTGGATGTGGTCGGCACCTACGACCCCCTGACCGAGCCGGCCACGGTATCTTTGGATCAGGACAAGATCAAGGACTGGATGGCCAAGGGCGCCACCCCGACCGACACGGTGGCGAGCCTGATCCGCCGGGCAGCCCGCGGCTGA
- a CDS encoding KH domain-containing protein, protein MLGELVAHIARGLVERPEAVSVTERQEDSGIIAVELTVAREDLGKVIGKQGRTAYAMRTLLATLASRSHRQAVLRIVD, encoded by the coding sequence ATGCTCGGGGAGCTGGTGGCCCACATCGCCCGCGGCCTGGTGGAGCGGCCCGAGGCGGTATCGGTCACCGAGCGGCAGGAAGACAGCGGCATCATTGCCGTGGAGCTGACCGTGGCCCGGGAGGACCTGGGCAAGGTGATCGGCAAGCAGGGGCGGACCGCCTATGCCATGCGCACCCTGCTTGCGACCCTGGCCAGCCGTTCCCACCGCCAGGCCGTGCTCCGGATCGTCGACTAG